DNA from Krasilnikovia cinnamomea:
GCCATCCCGAGGTGTACATCATCGCGCTGCCGTTCTTCGGCATCATCACCGAGGTCATCCCGGTGTTCAGCCGCAAGCCGGTGTTCGGCTACAAGGGCCTGGTGGCGGCGACCCTGCTGATCGCGGCGCTGTCGATGAGCGTGTGGGCGCACCACATGTTCGTCACCGGGCAGGTGCTGCTGCCGTTCTTCAGCTTCCTGAGCTTCCTCATCGCGGTCCCGACCGGCATGAAGTTCTTCGTCTGGATCGGCACGATGTGGCGCGGCCAGATCAGCTTCGAGACGCCGATGCTGTTCGCGCTCGGCTTCCTCGTGACGTTCCTCTTCGGCGGCCTGTCCGGCGTGCTGCTGGCCGCCCCGCCGATCGACTTCCACGTCTCCGACTCGTACTTCGTCATCGCTCACTTCCACTACGTGCTGTTCGGCACGATCGTGTTCGCGGTGTTCGCCGGCATCTACTTCTGGTTCCCGAAGATGTTCGGCCGGATGCTCGACGAGCGGCTCGGCAAGGTGCACTTCTGGCTCACGTTCATCGGCTTCCACGCGACGTTCCTGGTGCAGCACTGGCTCGGCACCGAGGGCATGCCCCGCCGGTACGCCGACTACCTGGCCGGTGACGGGTTCACGTTCCTGAACATGTGGTCGACCATCGGCTCGTTCGTCCTGGGCCTGTCGACGCTGCCGTTCATCTACAACGTGTGGAAGTCGTACAAGGTCGGCGAGCTGGTGACCGTGGACGACCCGTGGGGCCACGGCAACTCGCTGGAGTGGGCGACCAGTTGCCCGCCGCCGCTGCGCAACTTCGACCGCATGCCGCGCATCCGCTCGGAGCGCCCGGCGTTCGACGCCAAGTTCCCCGAGCTGGCGGCCGGCGGCCAGTCCATCGCGGGCCCGCCGGAGGGCGGCGCGAAGCCGCTGACCGCCGAGTCGGACGGTGGCGCCACGTACCGCGAGGACATCGGCAGCAACCGCGACAAGCCCTGATCCACCCAGAACGCCACACGGCCCGCCCTGCGACCCGCGGGGCGGGCCGTCTTCGTTCGCCCGCCACTCGGGTCATACCGTCGCCGGCCAGTTCTAGTGATCTTGAGAATTTCGGGTTCGAAGCTCACCCGAAGTCCTCACCTTTCGCGGCGACCCCGCTCCAACGCGACCTCGGGTCGCACCGCTTCTAGACGCGGATGGTGGGTGGTCAGGGGCGGCCGGTGCCTGCCACGTTGACCGTGCCGGTGGCCTCCGTCGTCGCCATGACCTGGTCGACCCCGGCGTGGTCGGGTGGGAGGACCTTGCCGGAGCCGCGCGACACCTTGGCGGACGGTTCGGTGGGTGTGCCCGCCTGGGCTGGCGTGGCGGCTGGGGGCTCGGTGGGCCGGGTGGGGGAGCGGTGTCGGAGCTGGGCGGGCAGGGCCAGCAGCGCCACGAGCACCCCCACGATGCCGACCGCCGCGAACCCCCACGGCGGGGACAGGGTGTCCATCACCACGCCGGCCAGCGGCGCGCCCAGCGCCACCCCGACGGTCAGCGACGAATTGTGCAGGCCCATCGCCTCGCCCCGGGCGGCGGCGGGGGCCAGCCGGCTCACCACGTCGGCGGTTGCGGTGATCGTCGGGGCGCACAGCGCACCCGCCGGGATGAGCATCAGCGCCAGCAGCCACCAGTGGTCGCCGCCCAGACCCACCGGGATGGTGAACAGCGCCATCGGGGCGAACAGCGCCAGCGGCGGCAGCCCGCGCCGCACCGTGCCGTACGCGAAGCCGCCCAGCAGCGAATACGCCGCCCAGAGGCCCAGCACCGCACCGGTCCACTCCAGCTCGCCGGTGGAGCGCAGCACCGCCACCACGGCCACGTCCGTGCCGCTGAGCACCAGCGTGGCGGCCGCGGTGACCGCCAGCACCGCCACCAGCCGTGGCCGCAGCCAGGAGCGCCGGGGCACCCGCACACCGGCCGAGACCGGCGCCTCGTCGGCGCTGCGGATCGCCGGGTCGAGCAGGTAGAGCCCCACCCCGGAAACGAGGATGCCCGCACCGACCGCCAGCATCCCGGCCCGCGCGCCCGCCGTCGTGGCGACAAAGACCCCGAGCGCCGGGCCGGCCATGAACGACAGCTCCGTGGTGATCGAGTCGAGGGCGAACGCGGGCAGCCGGTGCGACTCGGGGGTGAGCGCGGTGATGGACTGCCGCGCGACCGCGAACACCGGCAGTGTCAGGAAGCCGCCCACCAGCGCGGCCAGCACCAGGGTCCAGTACGGCATGGCCTGTGCGGCGGCCCAGAAGGCGACCTCGGCGACCGTGGTCAGCACCAGGATCGGCCGCAGGCCGCGACGGTCCATGACGCGGCCCAGCACCGGGGCCCCGAACGAGCCGCCGACGGTGAACGCGGCGCCGACCAGCCCGGCGGCGCCGTACCCGCGGCCCAGGTCCTGCACGACGTGCAGGGTGAGGACCACCGGGCCGGCGGTCACGGGGATGCGGGCGAGCGTCGCCACGGTCAGCAGCGGACGCATCCCGCGCAGGGCAAGCGTCTCCCGGTAAGGCGTGAGTGTCATGTCGGTCCTGTCCTCCGACTTGCCAGTCTCCGCCCGGGGTACGACAACCCCAACCGGATTAGACGGAGGTCACCACGGGTGTGCCGGTTGTGGCCACCGAGGCGGTCCGGAACTGCTCCAGGGCGGCCTCGGTGGTGGCCGGCGCCACCCCGGCGGTCAGATCCAGCAGCACGGTGGTGGCGAAACCCGCGGCCGCGGCGTCCAGGGCGGTGGCCCGTACGCAATGATCTGTGGCGATGCCCACGACGTCGACCGAGGTCACGTCGCGGGCGCGCAACCAGTCCGCGAGGGTCTGCCCGTCGGCGGTGCGGCCCTCGAAGCCGGAGTACGCGGCCGCGTGCGCCCCCTTGTGGAACACCGCCTCCACCCGGTCGGTCTCCAGGCCGGGGTGGAAGTCCGCGCCGCTGGTGCCCGCCACGCAGTGCGCCGGCCAGGAGTCGACGAAGTCCGGCGGGTCACCGAAGTGGGCGCCCGGGTCGACGTGGTAGTCCTTGGTCGCCACGACGTGGTCCCAGCCGCCCGTGGCCAGCGCCCGGGAGATGCCGCCGGCCACGGCGGCGCCGCCGCCGACCGCCAGCGAGCCGCCCTCGCAGAAGTCGTTCTGCACGTCGACGATGATGAGTGCGCGGGACACGGTGCCTCCGATCAGGTGGTCGGGACGATGGTGACGGGGATGGCCGGGTCGCCCGCGGACAGCTTGAGACCCTCCCACGGGATCGAGATGAGGCACTGGCGCAGGTGCTCGCGGGACTCGGCCAGCGGCACCGGGTCGAGGATCTCCCCGCCGACGACGTAGGAGCGCTGCAGCAGCCGGTCGTTCGGCCGGTGGTCGGGCACGCCCTGGGAGACCACGATCTCCTCGGTGGCCGTACCCGTGGGCTTGTGCCGCCGGACCGCGGTCTTGCGGCCGCCGACGGTGGCCTTGTTCTCCGAGCGCTTCACCACGGGGCGGCCCTCGACCTCGACCAGCTTGTACACCAGCCCGGCGGTGGGGGCGCCGGAGCCGGCGACCACGGCGGTGCCCGCGCCGTACATGTCGACCGGTTCGGCGGCGAGGGTGGCGATCGAGTACTCGTCCATGTCACCGGAGACGATGATCTTCGTTTCGGTGGCGCCGAGCGAGTCGAGCAGCTCCCGCGAGTGCCCGGCCAGCACCGACAGGTCGCCCGAGTCGATGCGCACCGCCCGCAGGTCCGGCCCCGCCACCGCGATCGCGTTGCGGATGCCCTGCGCGATGTCGTACGTGTCCACCAGCAGCGTGGTGTTCTTGCCCAGCGCCGCCACCTGCGAGGCGAAGGCCGCCGACTCGTCGTCGTGCAGCAGGGTGAAGGCGTGCGCCGAGGTGCCCGTCGTCGGGATGCCGTACTTCGCGCCCGCGGCCAGATTGGACGTGGAGGCGAAACCGGCCAGGTAGGCGGCGCGGGCCGCGGCCACCGCGGCGGCCTCATGGGTACGGCGTGAGCCCATCTCGATGATCGGCCGGCCGCGGGCCGCGGTGACCATCCGGGCCGCCGCCGCGGCGACCGCGCAGTCGTGGTTGAGCACCGACAGCAGCAGCGTCTCCAGCACCACGCACTCGGCGAACGTGCCGGACACCGTGAGGATCGGCGAGCCGGGGAAGAACAGCTCGCCCTCGGCGTACCCGTCGATGTCGCCGGTGAAGCGGTAGTCGGCCAGCCATCGCGCGGTGGTCTCGTCGACGATGCCGGCCCGGCGCAGGAACTCCACCTCGGCCTCGGCGAAGCGGAAGTCGCGGATCAGCTCGGCCAGCCGCCCCGGTCCGGCGACGACGCCGTAGCGGCGTCCGGACGGCAGCCGCCGGGCGAAGACCTCGAAGACGCAGCGACGGTCGGCGGTGCCGTCCTTGAGGGCGGCGCTGACCATGGTCAGCTCGTACTGGTCGGTCAGCAGGGCGGATGGGTACGCGGTCACGGTCCCACCCTATTGCGGCAGGGATCGAAGCGCGGGGGCGAGTTCCGTGCGCCCGCTGACCCCGAGCTTCGCGTACACCCGTTGCAGGTGGTTCTCCACCGTGCGCGGGGACAGGAACAGGCTGTCGGCGATCTCCCGGCTGCGGGCGCCTGCGGCGGCCAGCTCGGCCACCTGCCGTTCCCGGCTGGTCAGCGCGGGCTGCACCGAGCGCAGCGGCGGCGTCCCCAGCGTGTCGCAGGCGGCCAGCGCGTCCGCCAGCACCTGGTTCGCGGCCAGCGCGCGCGGATCACGGACCGCGCGGAACAGGCGCAACGCGGTCGCGGCGGCCTCCGCGGCGAACACCAGGTAGCCGTGGGCGGCGAAGTCCCGCGCGACCGCGTACAGCGCCCCGGGGTCGTGGGTCGCGGCTGCGCGCGCGTGCCGCAGCAGCAGCGGTGCCGCCGGGCCACCCGGGACCTCGGCCACCAACGCGGCCATCCGGTCGGCGGCCAGCTCCGCGCGGCCCAGCCGGACCACGTCGTGCCAGGCCAGCAGCTCGTACCCCGCGAAACCGTCGGTACGCAGCCGCCCGGCCAGCTCCGTCAGCACCCGCACCGCGCCGGTCAGGTCGCCCGCGCACGCGGCGGTCCACGCCCGGGCGGTCGCGTGCCACGGGTAGAACAGCCGCTCGCAGGCGCCACCGGCCGCCTCGGCGCTGGCCATCGCGGAGGTGGCGAGGGCGAGGTCGCCGCGCACGGCGGCGCTCAGCGCCCGGGCGGCGTGCCCGAGGCCCTCGTACCGTCCGTGCGCGGACAGCGCGGCGCACGCCTGCTCGGCGGCGCGCAGGGCGTCCGCGGTGCGCCCGCGCAGCCGGGCGCTGTGCGCCTGCAGCAGCGCCACCCAGCCGGTGCCGAAGCCGAAGCCGCCGGTCTGCGCGAGGTCCGCGAACTCCGCGGTGAGGATCTCGTCGAGCGCGGCCAGGTCGAGGGCGACGCTGACCCGGGTGCCGACCGTGACGGGCAGCAGGAAGTGCAGCGCGGGCGAGTCACGCCACCAGGCCGGGGCGTCCGCTTGGATCCGCGCGATCAGGTCGGCGCTGTGCCGCGGGTGGCCCGAGGCGGCGGCCAGCAGCGCCTGGGCACAGTGGGCCAGGTTGCGCGCCGATGCCCCGGCGGCGGGGGCGGACAGTACGGCGGCGGTCAGCTCGCGGGCCCGCTCCAGTTGGTTGAGCTGCAGGCGCATCACGGCCTCGACCGCGCGTACCTGGGCCGCCGCGCCGGGCTCGGTGACGGTTGCCGCGGCCAGGTCGTCGGCGGCCCCGGCCTGGCCGAGCCCCCAGAACGCCACCGTCGCCCGCAGCGCGACCGGGCGGCCGGAGGCGGCGTCCGCGCTGCCGTCCTGGCGTTCGCCGCGGTCCAGAGCGGCCTGGGCCTCGTGGGGGCGTCCGGCCAGCAGCAGGGCCGTGGCCAGCAGTTCGGTCGCCGGGTATCCGGCGCCCGCGTCCCGGGCGGCGGCTGCCAGCCGGTGGGTGAGCGTCAGGTCCAGCCGTCCGAACGCCTGGGCGGCCGCGTCGAGCAGCCGCGCGCCGTCCTGCGCGGTGCCGGAGTCCAGCCGCCACACCGCGACCCTGAGCAGGTCGTCGCGGCGCCGGGCGCCGGTGCGCTCGACCAGGTCGGCGAGGGTCGCCAGCAGGCGCCGGGTCCGGCTCACCGGGCACTGTCGGCGTACCACCTCGCCGTACAGGGGGTGGGCGAGGCGGGCGGGGCGGCGGCGGCCGTCGCCGTGCACCCGGATGAGTTCGCGCTCCTCGGCAACCTCGACCGCGGCCGGGTCGGCGACCGCCAGCAGCGACGGCAGGCCGATCGGTTCCCCGAACGCGACCAGCTCCACCACGTCGCGTACGGCGGGGGCGAGCCCGCCGATGTGGGCGTCGACCAGGTCGGCGAGGCTGGGCGCGAGGGTGAGCCGCCCGGTCCAGCGCCAGACGCCGTACGCCCGGGTCATCTCGCCGCCGCCGCGGGCCGCCTGCACCAGCTCGCGCAGCATGAGCGGGTTGCCGCTGGCCAGCTCGGTGAGGCGCTGCGCGGAACCGGCCTCCACCGGCCCGCCGAGCATGGCCGCCAGCAGTTCCTGGGAGCCGGCCGCGTCCAGCGGGCTCAGCTCGGCGTGCCCCACGAGGCCCTCGGTCCACAGCGCGCCGATCGGGGGCGGGACGGGCGCGGCGCCGCGCAGCGTGGCCAGCAGCGTCGCCCCCTGGCGGACGAGCAGATGCGCGAGGGCGGCCGACGCGGGGTCGAGCAGGTGCGCGTCGTCGACCGCCAGCACGATCGGCCGGCCGGCGGCCTCGGCGCGCAGGATGTCGAGCGCCCAGCGCAGCAGGCCGGCCTGGGACAGCCCGGCGGGCGGGTCCGGCGGCAGGACCTGGGCCAGTCCGCCGAAGGGCAGGCCGCATGCCGCGACGCTGGCGGCGGCCGTGAGCACGGCGTACCCGCCGGGGTCGAGGGTGGCGACGGCCTCGCGCAGCAGCCGGCTCTTGCCGACCCCGGCCGCGCCGCTGAGGATCAGCCCGCCCCGGCGCTGGTCGGTGGCGGTGGTGATGAGGCGGGCCAACTCGCCGGCCCGCCCGACGAACGCCCAGTCCCTCACCGCGACAGCATATCGATATCCGTCACTCCGATGTCACTGCGCGTGTCGTGTGCGGAAATGAGTAGCTGTGACATGAACGCTGAGTAACGTGACTGCTCGGCCGGAAGGGCCCGGCAACGTAGCGTTTCGCCGGGTGCGGTCCAGACGCGCCCGGGCCCGCCTGGCGGGGCGGCCCGGGCGGCCGCCATCCGGAGCCGAGCCGGAATCGGCAGTGCCGGGTGCGGCAGTGCCGGGTGCGGCGACCGTGATCGGGGGGCGCGGAATGGGGCGCGGGCCTCGACGCGGCGCTTCGGTTCCGCAACCGGGCGGATCCGGTGGCACGATGGGGGGCATGGCATTGCCTCAGGTCGCTCCCGTCGAGACGCCGGAGATCGAGGAGGTGCCAGCGGACGATCGGCCGTGGGTCACCATCGTCTGGGACGATCCGGTCAATCTGATGTCGTACGTGACCTGGGTGTTCCAGAAGTTGTTCGGCTACAGCCACGATCGGGCCGAGCAGTTGATGATGACGGTCCACACCGAGGGCAAGGCCGTGGTTTCCGCGGGAGCCCGGGAGCGGATGGAGTTGGACGCATCCCGGCTGCACGGATACGGTCTGTGGGCGACGGTAGACCAGGCGTGACCGGGTAGTACCGGGACGGATCGGGCGGTGATGGGGCAGGTGGTCTGAGGAATGTTCCGACGCCACGGCAACCAGTGCGTGGCGACCTTCGCGGTGGACGAGGTCCGTGTGCTGCGCAAGGTCGCTGGCGAGATCGTCGGCCTGCTCATGGACGGCTTCGACCACGGCGACCCGGTGGTCGACCGCCTCTTTCCGGACATCTATCCGGAGCGGCCCGACGACTCGGCCGAGTTCCGCCTGTACACCGAGGGTGACCTCAAGACCGGCAAGATCGACCAGGCCGGTGCGATCCTCGCCGCGTTGCCCGACGACGGCCCCGGCGAGGTACGCCTCGACGGCGAGGAGGCGGAGGCGTGGCTGCGGGCCATCAACGACGCCCGCCTGGCCATGGGGGTGCGGCTCGACATCCGCTCCGGGACGGACCTGGGGGAGGAGCTGGACGACGCCGTGGCGGCCGATCCGACCTCCAGCCGCGTCTTCCAACTCTCCGTGTACGCCTACCTGGGGTACCTGCAGGAGTCTCTGCTCAACGCGCTTGTGGCGGTTCGCTGAGGCGGGGTGAGCACGGCCACGCCCGGGGGCGCGGCCGGGCACGGTAATGTGAACACCGTGCTGACCATCGACAGCGCGATCCTTTCCGCGATCGTCGCCCACGCCCGCCGGGACCACCCCGACGAGGCCTGTGGCGTGGTGGCCGGACCGGCCGGCAGCGACCTGCCGACCCGCCACATCGCGATGGAGAATGCGGCCCGGTCGATGACGTTCTACGAGTTCGACTCGATGGAGCAGCTACGGGTCTGGCGGGAGATGGACGAGCACGACGAGGAGCCGGTGGTGATCTACCACTCGCACACCGCGACGGAGGCGTACCCGTCCCGCACCGACATCTCGTTCGCGGGGGAGCCGGGCGCCCACTATCTGCTCGTCTCGACCCGTGAGCAAGACTCCGAGGAGATTCGCTCGTTCCGTATCGTGGACGGTGTGGTGACCGAGGAAGAGGTCAACATCGTGGATGCGACGGTGGACGCGTGAAGGTGAGTACGGATGGCCACGCCGTCCAGTCGTACATGTTCGGGCAGACCCCGACGACGGTCGATTACGAGTGTCGCTGAGCACTGTCGCTCACGCTGACCCGTTTTCGTACACCTTCTTTCTTTCCCAAGGAGCACCTGCAGTCATGGCCATCGAAGTTCGCGTTCCCACCATCCTGCGCAGCTACACCGGCGGGGCCAAGGTCGTGGAGGGTGCCGGCGCCACGCTGGGCGCCCTCATCGACGACCTGGACGCCAAGCACTCCGGCCTCAAGGGCCGCCTGATCACGTCCGAGGGCGCCCTGCACCGCTTCGTCAACGTCTACGTCAACGACGAGGACGTGCGCTTCCTCGGAGCCCTCGACGCCAAGCTGTCCGACGGCGACTCGGTGACGGTGCTGCCGGCGGTCGCGGGCGGCGCCCTCGGCTTCGCGGCGGCGGCGGCGCTGCTGGGGCACTCTTCCGGCAGCCGGGCCGAAAGCCGGTAACCCCATGGCTCGCTACGAGAGCCTGCTCGACGCGTGCGGGGGCACGCCGCTGGTCGGCCTGCCCCGCCTGTCGCCGACGGTGCCCGACGGGGCACCGCCGGTGCGGCTGTGGGCCAAGCTCGAGGATCGCAACCCGACGGGCAGCATCAAGGACCGGGCCGCGCTGTTCATGGTGCGCGAGGCGGAGGAGTCGGGTCGGCTCCGCCCGGGCGACACCATCCTGGAGCCGACCAGCGGCAACACCGGCATCTCGCTGGCCATGGTGGCGAAGCTGCGCGGCTACCGCCTGGTCTGCGTGATGCCGGAGAACGTCTCCGCCGAGCGGGTCCAGCTGCTGCGCATGTACGGCGCGGAGATCATCTTCTCGCCCGCCGCGGGTGGCTCCAACCAGGCGGTCGCCACGGCCAAGCAGATCTCGGCCGACCACCCGGACTGGGTCATGCTGTTCCAGTACGGCAACCCCGCCAACGCGCGTGCCCACTACGAGACCACCGGGCCGGAGCTGCTGCGGGACCTGCCCACGATCACCCACTTCGTGGCCGGGCTGGGCACCACGGGCACGCTCATGGGCACCGGCCGCTACCTGCGGGAGAAGGTCCCCGGCATCGAGGTCGTCGCGGCCGAGCCGCGTTACGGCGAGCTGGTGTACGGCCTGCGCAACATCGACGAGGGCTACGTGCCGGAGCTGTACGACGCCACGGTCCTCAACCGCCGGTTCTCCGTGGGCACCCGCGACGCGGTGCTGCGTACCCGGCAGCTCGTCGAGGTGGAGGGGATCTTCGCGGGCTTCTCGACCGGCGCGATCCTGCATGCGGCGCTGGCCGTGGCGCACGAGGCGGTGAAGGCGGGCCGCCGCGCCGACGTGGCGTTCGTGGTCGCCGACGGCGGCTGGAAGTACCTGTCCACGGGCGCGTACGGCGGCACCCTCGCCGACGCGGAAGAGGCCCTCGAGGGCCAGCTCTGGGCCTGAGCGGATCCGTGGCACCGTGCGGGGGGCAACGAGGGCACGTTCAGTAGTTGACCGCGAGTCCCACGGCCGCCACGAGCGGCACCGCGGCACCGAACAACAGCAGCCACGGCGGTCGCCGGCGGTGGATGGACAGGAAGCCGGCGACCGACAGGGCCACGCTGAGCAGGCCGCAGCACGCGAGCACCGGCACGTACCAGTCCGGGACGCCGCCGCGCACCGAGGACACCAGCCCGCGCACGCCCACCCCGACCCCGGCGAGGCCGAGCAGCGACGCGTAACCCGACATCGCCAGCAGCCGCCGGGTGCGCGGCGCCGGGTCGTTCTCGGCCGGGAAGCGGAACATGACCCGGCGTGGCTTCGCGAGCGCCGGTTCGTTCACGTCTGTGGCCACAACGCCTCCGTCGGCTCGGGGCCGCAGCCCACCACGATGCACTTCACGGTGTGCAACGCGGCCGGCTCACGGCCCGTGACGCCCCATTCAATGATCCAGATCACGTCCTGTGTGACATGTGTTGTCGATTTAGCGACAAGTCGATCAGACGTTTACCTGTGGCGCTGGTCCCGGCGTAGGCTGCGCACCGTGATTGACTGGTCTGACGACTCAGCCACGGGCCGGTCGGCTGGGACGTGGACGACCCAGCGTGAGCCAGAGGAAGCCGCATGCGACTGACCGTCCTCGGCTGTGCCGGCAGTTTCCCCGGCCCCGAGTCGGCCTGTTCCGCATACCTCGTGGAGGCCGACGGCTTCCGGCTGCTGATCGACTTCGGATCGGGATCACTGTCGGCGCTGCAACGCTACGCCGGCCTCGACGCGGTCGACGCGATCATGCTCACTCACCTGCACTGCGACCACATGCTCGACGCCTGCACGTACGTGGTGGTCCGCCGCTACACCCCGGGCGGGCCGCTGCCGCCGCTGCCCGTGTACGCGCCCATGGGCGCCGCCGAACGCATCGCCGCCGCCTACAGCGCCGAAGCCGAGCCCGTCGACGACGTCTACACCTTCTACGGGCTGCAGCCGGGCACCTTCCCGATCGGACCGTTCACCGTGACCGTGGACCGGGTCAACCATCCCATCGAGACGTACGGGGTGCGCGTCGAGCACGGCGGCCGGGTCCTCGCGTACTCGTCGGACACCGCGCCCTGCGACGCCCTGCTGCGCCTGGCCCAGGGCGCCGACCTGTTCCTGTGTGAGGCGAGTTACCTCGACGGCGTGCAGAACCCGCCCGACCTGCACCTGACCGGCGGCGAGGCGGGCGAGGCGGCCACCAAGGCGGACGTGGGCCGGCTGCTGCTGACCCACCTCGTTCCCGCCTGGTGTAGCGAGGCATCTACTGTGGAAGCCGCGAGCGCCACCTTCGCGGGCCCGGTCGATGTGGTACGCCCGGGCGCCCGCTACGATCTCTGAGCTTGCCGCCGGGGGAACGGCATCGGATCGTCAGTTCCTGATGTGACCACGGGAGTGCCCTGCATGCGCATCGTCCGGCTGGCCAACTTCGTCACACCGCGATCGGGCGGGCTGCGTACCGCGCTGCGCAACCTCGGCGAGGGCTACCAGCGGGCCGGGCACGAAGCCGTCCTGGTCGTACCGGGGCGCGAGCACTCCGACACCATGACCGCGCAGGGGCGGGTCATCACGCTGCCCGGTGCCGCGCTGCCGCGTACCGCCGGCTACCGGGTGCTGGCCGAGCGGCGGGAACTCGCCCGGCTGCTGGACGACCTGGAGCCGGACCGCATCGAGGTGTCCGACCGTTCCACCCTGCGCTGGACCGGACACTGGGCCCGGCAGCGCGGCGTCGGCTCCATGATGGTCTCCCACGAGAGTCTCGCCGGGCTGCTCGGCGTGTGGGGGATGCCCGCCCGCGACTCCCTGGCCGACCGGCTCAACCGGCGCACCGCGCAGGCGTACGACCAGATCGTCTGCACGACCGCGTTCGCCGCCGCCGAGTTCCGCCGCCTCGGCGTACCCAACCTCGTCGAGGTGCCGCTCGGCGTCGACCTCGCCGGGTTCCACCCCAGCCGGGCCGACGCCGCGGTCCGGGCCCGCTACGCCCGGCCCGACGAGCTGCTGATCGTCTACTGCGGCCGGCTGTCCGCGGACAAGCGACCCGAGCTTGCGGTCGACGCGATCGCCACGCTGCGGGCGCGGAAGACACCCGCGGTGCTGGTCGTCGCGGGGGACGGGGCCCGGCGCACCGCGCTGGCGTACCGCTCGGCCCGGTTGCCGGTGCGGTTCGCCGGGCACCTGTCGGAGCGCTCCGCGGTGGCCGCGCTGCTGGCCAGCGCCGACGTGGTGCTGGCGCCTGGGCCGGTGGAGACGTTCGGGCTGGCCGCCCTGGAGGCGCTGGCCTGCGGCACCCCGGTGGTGGTCAACGCGGCCAGCGCGCTGCCCGAGGTCATCGGCGACGCCGGGCTGGCCGTGCCGGGCACCCCGGAGGCCTTCGCCGACGGCGTACATCAGGTCCTGGGGCGTCCCGAGGCCGCGCGCCGGGCCGCCGCCCGCGCCCGGGCCGAGCTGTTCGGCTGGCCCCGCGCCGTGGCGGGCTTCCTGCGCGCCCACGACGCCGCGCCCGCCGCGATGGCCGCGGCCGTCACCCGCCCACGGCCCGCTCCCGGATCGGCCCGCCAGCCCGACCCCGCGCCGCCCCGGCCCACCCTGCTGCGCCCGGCCGTGCCCGCGAGCCGGACCCGCGCCGCCCACCGCGGCGAGCCCAGATGGGCGGCGAGCGCCGCCTGGGCGGGCACGGCGGCCGAACCCGCCGGGGCGGACGACACCCACGGCGCCCGGTACGCATAAGGTGACCGGCATGGCACGCCCCGACGGCCGAGCGGCCGACCACCTGCGACCCGTGACCCTCACCCGGCGGTGGAGCATCCACCCCGAGGGCTCCGTGCTGGTCGAGTTCGGCAACACCCGCGTCCTGTGCACCGCCAGCGTCACCGAGGGGGTCCCGCGCTGGCGCAAGGGCTCCGGCCTGGGCTGGGTCACCGCCGAATACGCGATGCTGCCCCGCGCCACGAACACCCGTGGCGACCGCGAAAGCGTCCGCGGCAAGATCGGCGGCCGGACCCACGAGATCTCCCGGCTGATCGGGCGCAGCCTGCGGGCCTGCATCGACCTCAAGGCGCTCGGCGAGAACTCCATCGTGCTCGACTGCGACGTGCTGCAGGCCGACGGCGGCACCCGCACCGCCGCGATCACCGGCGCGTACGTCGCCCTGCACGACGCGGTGAGCTGGCTGGCCGAGCGCAAGTCGCTGGCCGGCAAGCCGGCCGCGGTCATGCACCGCTCGGTGCAGGCGGTCAGCG
Protein-coding regions in this window:
- a CDS encoding glycosyltransferase, which translates into the protein MRIVRLANFVTPRSGGLRTALRNLGEGYQRAGHEAVLVVPGREHSDTMTAQGRVITLPGAALPRTAGYRVLAERRELARLLDDLEPDRIEVSDRSTLRWTGHWARQRGVGSMMVSHESLAGLLGVWGMPARDSLADRLNRRTAQAYDQIVCTTAFAAAEFRRLGVPNLVEVPLGVDLAGFHPSRADAAVRARYARPDELLIVYCGRLSADKRPELAVDAIATLRARKTPAVLVVAGDGARRTALAYRSARLPVRFAGHLSERSAVAALLASADVVLAPGPVETFGLAALEALACGTPVVVNAASALPEVIGDAGLAVPGTPEAFADGVHQVLGRPEAARRAAARARAELFGWPRAVAGFLRAHDAAPAAMAAAVTRPRPAPGSARQPDPAPPRPTLLRPAVPASRTRAAHRGEPRWAASAAWAGTAAEPAGADDTHGARYA
- the rph gene encoding ribonuclease PH, which translates into the protein MARPDGRAADHLRPVTLTRRWSIHPEGSVLVEFGNTRVLCTASVTEGVPRWRKGSGLGWVTAEYAMLPRATNTRGDRESVRGKIGGRTHEISRLIGRSLRACIDLKALGENSIVLDCDVLQADGGTRTAAITGAYVALHDAVSWLAERKSLAGKPAAVMHRSVQAVSVGIIEGEARLDLEYAEDVAAEVDMNVVCTGDGDFVEVQGTGEAGVFRRDQLDAMLDLGLRGCADLAAAQQKALAGA